Proteins from one Candidatus Omnitrophota bacterium genomic window:
- a CDS encoding NAD(P)-dependent glycerol-3-phosphate dehydrogenase produces MPEKVSIIGAGSWGTTLAVVLAKKKIKVELYSVFEDHNLKMQKERQNRLFLKGTKFPNCLGINPSLEGILNNKIIIFAIPVKFVRKVLVKIKKQGVRLDNKILVSVSKGIEANSLKRASEIIVEELGVRSPAVLSGPNIAKEVLAGVPSAAILASKNKAIGRKLQKLFNSPTFRVYLHNDLVGVELGGALKNIIAIACGISDGLGFGTNTKSALATRGLVEITRLGKKLGANPKTFWGISGLGDLVTTCFSPYSRNRSVGEAIGSGQKVSTVIGKMTMVAEGIETVKSAYRLSKKRKIDMPITRQVYAVFYQGKSPKQAVIDLMRRPLKAEKTV; encoded by the coding sequence ATGCCTGAAAAAGTTTCGATAATCGGCGCCGGGAGCTGGGGAACAACTTTAGCGGTTGTTTTGGCCAAGAAAAAAATTAAGGTTGAGCTTTATAGTGTGTTTGAAGACCACAACCTTAAGATGCAAAAAGAGCGCCAAAATCGTCTTTTCTTAAAAGGGACAAAATTTCCTAATTGTTTAGGAATAAACCCCTCCCTGGAAGGAATTCTTAATAACAAAATTATAATATTTGCTATCCCGGTTAAATTTGTCAGGAAGGTCTTAGTTAAAATTAAGAAACAAGGCGTTCGTTTAGACAATAAGATATTGGTTAGCGTTAGTAAAGGTATAGAAGCTAACTCCTTAAAGAGGGCTTCTGAGATAATTGTTGAGGAGCTAGGGGTAAGGTCGCCAGCAGTGCTTTCTGGGCCCAATATTGCCAAAGAGGTATTAGCTGGAGTTCCTTCGGCAGCCATTTTAGCCTCAAAGAACAAGGCTATTGGTAGAAAATTACAGAAGTTATTCAACAGTCCGACCTTTAGGGTCTACTTGCATAATGATCTTGTTGGCGTAGAGCTAGGAGGAGCCTTGAAAAACATCATTGCCATTGCTTGTGGAATTTCCGATGGATTAGGTTTTGGTACAAACACTAAATCAGCCTTGGCAACTAGAGGTTTGGTTGAAATTACCCGTTTGGGCAAGAAGTTAGGGGCCAATCCTAAGACTTTTTGGGGTATTAGTGGTTTAGGAGACTTAGTTACTACTTGTTTTTCTCCCTATTCGCGTAATCGTTCGGTAGGTGAGGCAATTGGTAGTGGCCAGAAAGTAAGTACGGTTATTGGAAAGATGACCATGGTTGCCGAAGGCATTGAAACAGTAAAGTCTGCCTATCGTTTAAGTAAAAAAAGAAAGATCGATATGCCAATCACCCGCCAAGTCTATGCAGTTTTTTATCAAGGAAAGTCCCCTAAGCAGGCAGTTATTGATTTAATGCGTCGTCCGCTTAAGGCTGAAAAGACCGTTTAA
- a CDS encoding PilZ domain-containing protein, with protein sequence MAEYPGSERRKFPRLDANFVISYRIKEVVDGYDLTQSKNVSQGGILLTTNRLFNRGTILAMTIRFPLIPQKIDVTGEVIDSREVVRDLIYETRIKFLDLDEEFFQKLGEFIRENLK encoded by the coding sequence ATGGCTGAATATCCGGGCTCAGAAAGAAGGAAATTCCCTCGGTTAGATGCAAACTTTGTCATTAGCTATCGGATTAAAGAAGTGGTTGATGGCTATGATCTTACCCAGTCAAAGAATGTAAGTCAGGGGGGCATACTCTTAACTACCAATAGGTTGTTTAACAGGGGTACAATTTTAGCAATGACTATACGTTTTCCGCTTATTCCTCAGAAAATTGATGTTACTGGCGAGGTTATTGATTCTAGAGAGGTGGTACGAGATTTAATTTATGAGACTAGAATAAAATTTCTAGATTTAGATGAAGAGTTTTTTCAAAAGTTAGGTGAGTTCATCCGGGAAAATTTAAAATGA
- a CDS encoding homoserine dehydrogenase, translating to MITKKVGIIGLGNVGLAVLKSLKKYSSLIARRSSVKIDVVKVCDKLRAREKEVKKFSARFCTNPLELIRDPEIDIVVELIGGIEPARKLILEALANGKDVVTANKALLATSGAKIFSLAGSLNRRLGFEASVCGAIPIIKSISEGLVGCEVKKIYGILNGTTNYILYKMAKENIDFNLALKSAQREGYAEKNPGLDIDGVDAVHKLCILSYLCYGVWPKKGDVYCQGISRISALDITYARQLQYRIKLLAVAKKEKGFLDLRVHPTLIPMDHPLAGTSLSYNAVYLDTNPAGELLFYGEGAGGVATSSSVMSDIVNIASSKQGLIRKEEKVVIRNTEDIKSRYYTRFMIQDHPGVLAKISKILASFDISIASVNQKERDKEKFVPLVIITHEAREKNIRKAILEIDRLTIVKGHSQVIRIEDL from the coding sequence ATGATTACTAAGAAAGTTGGGATAATTGGCCTAGGAAACGTAGGTTTAGCGGTTCTTAAATCCCTCAAGAAGTACTCCTCATTAATTGCCCGTCGTAGCTCGGTAAAGATTGATGTTGTAAAGGTTTGTGATAAGCTTCGAGCCAGGGAAAAAGAGGTGAAGAAGTTTTCAGCCCGCTTTTGCACTAATCCTTTGGAGTTAATTCGAGATCCGGAAATTGACATTGTTGTTGAGCTGATTGGCGGCATTGAGCCAGCTCGTAAGCTTATCTTGGAAGCTCTAGCTAATGGCAAGGATGTGGTTACTGCCAATAAGGCACTTTTAGCTACTAGCGGTGCGAAGATTTTTTCATTGGCTGGATCTTTGAACCGTCGATTGGGATTTGAAGCTTCTGTTTGCGGAGCTATTCCGATTATAAAAAGCATTTCTGAAGGATTGGTCGGTTGCGAGGTTAAGAAAATATACGGCATTCTTAATGGAACAACAAACTATATTTTATACAAGATGGCTAAAGAGAATATCGATTTCAATCTGGCGCTTAAAAGTGCCCAAAGAGAGGGCTATGCTGAGAAAAATCCCGGTTTGGATATCGATGGTGTGGATGCAGTTCATAAGTTATGCATTCTAAGTTATCTTTGTTACGGAGTTTGGCCAAAGAAAGGAGACGTTTATTGCCAGGGTATTTCTCGAATATCAGCTTTAGATATTACTTATGCTCGGCAATTACAATATCGGATTAAATTATTGGCAGTTGCTAAAAAAGAAAAAGGTTTCCTTGACTTGCGGGTTCACCCAACACTTATTCCGATGGATCATCCTTTAGCCGGGACCTCTCTAAGTTATAATGCGGTGTATCTAGATACTAATCCTGCCGGTGAACTTCTTTTTTATGGAGAAGGGGCCGGAGGGGTAGCAACTTCTTCTTCGGTTATGTCTGATATCGTAAATATCGCCTCCTCCAAACAAGGTTTGATAAGAAAAGAGGAGAAAGTGGTTATTCGTAATACTGAAGATATAAAGAGTCGTTACTATACCCGTTTCATGATTCAGGATCATCCCGGGGTATTGGCTAAAATTTCAAAAATACTTGCTTCTTTTGATATTAGTATTGCTTCGGTTAATCAGAAAGAAAGAGATAAGGAAAAGTTCGTTCCGCTAGTCATAATTACTCACGAAGCCCGAGAGAAAAATATTCGTAAGGCTATTCTTGAGATAGATCGACTAACGATAGTCAAAGGTCATTCTCAAGTAATAAGAATTGAGGATTTATGA
- the thrC gene encoding threonine synthase, translating into MMAYEGVISRYRKYLPVSKATPIVTLQEGNTPLIKASKVSAVLGKKFKVYLKYEGLNPTGSFKDRGMTMAISKAKEEGAKAVICASTGNTSASAAAYACRCGLRCIVVIPEGAIALGKLAQALIHGATVIAIKGNFDQALEIVKEMSRKYPVELVNSINPYRIEGQKTAAFEVSDFLGFAPDFHCLPVGNAGNITAYWKGYKEYYSYKKIKHLPKMFGFQAKGAAPIVKGHPVKNPKTIATAIKIGNPASWQKAVEAQDESKGLIQAVSDAEIISAYKFLAQEEGVFVEPASAASVAGLFMLNKKRFFSKIKKKEVNIVCTLTGHGLKDPQVAIRNIKSPPVVKAELEAVVKKARI; encoded by the coding sequence ATGATGGCTTACGAAGGAGTTATTTCCCGCTACAGAAAGTATCTTCCGGTAAGCAAGGCCACTCCGATAGTAACTCTTCAAGAGGGTAATACCCCACTTATTAAAGCTTCGAAAGTGTCAGCGGTTTTAGGTAAGAAGTTCAAGGTTTATCTTAAGTATGAAGGTCTTAACCCCACTGGTTCTTTTAAGGACCGGGGCATGACCATGGCTATTTCTAAGGCAAAAGAAGAGGGGGCTAAGGCGGTTATTTGTGCCTCAACTGGGAATACCTCAGCTTCGGCTGCTGCCTATGCTTGTCGCTGTGGCCTAAGGTGTATTGTAGTTATTCCTGAAGGGGCAATTGCCCTAGGTAAGCTTGCTCAAGCCCTAATTCATGGGGCAACGGTTATTGCAATTAAAGGTAACTTTGATCAAGCCTTAGAAATCGTTAAAGAGATGTCTCGTAAATATCCGGTAGAGTTAGTTAATTCGATTAACCCTTATCGCATTGAGGGTCAAAAAACAGCGGCTTTTGAGGTATCTGATTTTTTGGGTTTTGCTCCGGATTTTCATTGTCTTCCGGTAGGCAATGCTGGTAACATTACTGCTTATTGGAAAGGCTATAAAGAGTATTATTCTTATAAAAAAATTAAGCATTTACCAAAGATGTTTGGTTTTCAGGCAAAGGGTGCAGCACCAATCGTCAAAGGACATCCGGTTAAGAATCCTAAGACAATCGCTACAGCCATAAAAATTGGCAATCCGGCAAGTTGGCAAAAAGCAGTAGAGGCCCAAGATGAATCTAAAGGCTTGATCCAAGCGGTTAGTGATGCTGAGATAATTTCAGCTTATAAATTTTTGGCTCAAGAAGAAGGAGTTTTTGTTGAACCGGCCTCAGCAGCTTCAGTTGCCGGTTTATTTATGTTAAATAAGAAAAGGTTTTTTTCTAAGATCAAGAAGAAAGAAGTAAATATTGTTTGTACGCTCACCGGCCATGGCCTCAAAGATCCTCAAGTGGCGATAAGAAATATAAAATCCCCTCCAGTTGTTAAAGCTGAATTAGAAGCAGTAGTCAAGAAAGCGCGGATCTAA
- the argS gene encoding arginine--tRNA ligase encodes MKGFYDKISHILDELVAKGYDLQLEPPLWELPKDQQFGDLSSMVALRLASKLKKDPLDIASEIKASLEQKLKGSVEKIEIVRPGFINIFFSREVLIDSLNEIIESGDKFFRSKIKKKINIEFLSANPTGPLSIAHGRQAVVGDTIANILEFFGNQVSREYYLNDTGRQIDLLKTSVKAWLKVKKGQLPEIPEGGYKGQYLKDVAKEVLANKAYRKDSQSLDLEKFVVSHILDEFIKKDLKALGIKFDNWFSQKKLLKQGKVEETIGQLKKKELLYEQDGAIWFKTTQFGDDKDRVIRKADGELTYFASDIAYHNDKLERKFDQLINLWGPDHHGYIQRVKSSLSALKHKPDLLRVVIIQLVTLKTKEKMSKRAGTFVLLSDLIKDIGGDTTRFYYLMRKNSSHLEFDLDLAKQTSFDNPLYYIQYVCARIESIFKKAKAGSFKSKYSSNLAEVEEMNLLRSLLQFSYCLEKAYYSLEPVFIIEFLKSLAASFHRFYEKIRVIDEDEKVTKARLNLLQGVKVVFSSGLNLLGITPAKKM; translated from the coding sequence ATGAAAGGTTTTTACGATAAGATTTCCCATATTCTCGATGAGCTAGTTGCAAAGGGCTACGATTTGCAGCTAGAGCCGCCTTTGTGGGAATTACCTAAAGACCAACAGTTTGGCGATCTTTCATCAATGGTTGCTTTAAGATTAGCTTCGAAGTTAAAAAAAGATCCTTTGGATATTGCCTCAGAGATAAAAGCTTCCCTAGAGCAGAAACTTAAAGGTTCGGTTGAAAAAATCGAGATCGTTCGACCTGGATTTATTAATATATTTTTTTCTAGGGAAGTGCTTATAGATTCCTTAAATGAGATTATCGAGAGTGGCGATAAATTCTTCCGCAGTAAAATTAAAAAGAAGATAAACATTGAATTTTTGAGTGCTAATCCAACTGGACCATTGTCGATTGCTCATGGTCGTCAGGCAGTGGTTGGTGACACAATTGCTAATATATTAGAGTTTTTTGGCAATCAGGTAAGCCGTGAATATTACCTCAACGACACTGGAAGGCAAATAGATCTTCTAAAAACCTCAGTTAAAGCTTGGCTTAAGGTTAAAAAAGGTCAGTTGCCAGAGATTCCTGAAGGTGGCTACAAGGGGCAATATTTAAAAGATGTTGCGAAAGAAGTTTTAGCTAATAAAGCCTATCGCAAGGATTCTCAAAGCTTAGATTTAGAAAAATTTGTTGTTAGCCATATACTTGATGAATTTATTAAAAAGGATCTAAAAGCTTTAGGAATAAAATTTGATAACTGGTTTAGTCAGAAAAAGCTTCTCAAGCAGGGAAAAGTTGAGGAAACCATCGGGCAGCTAAAGAAAAAGGAACTTCTTTATGAACAAGATGGAGCAATTTGGTTTAAAACTACTCAATTTGGCGATGATAAGGATAGAGTAATCAGGAAGGCTGATGGAGAGTTAACTTATTTTGCTTCTGATATCGCCTACCATAACGATAAGCTTGAGCGTAAATTCGATCAGTTAATAAATCTTTGGGGCCCAGATCATCATGGTTATATTCAAAGAGTTAAATCATCACTCAGTGCTCTAAAACATAAGCCAGATTTATTAAGGGTAGTTATTATTCAGCTGGTAACCTTAAAAACTAAAGAAAAAATGTCTAAACGGGCCGGAACCTTTGTTTTACTCTCAGATTTAATTAAAGATATTGGTGGTGATACTACTCGTTTTTATTATCTTATGAGAAAGAATTCATCACATTTGGAGTTTGATCTTGATTTAGCTAAACAGACCTCTTTTGATAATCCGCTTTACTATATTCAATATGTTTGTGCACGGATCGAGAGTATTTTTAAAAAGGCCAAGGCCGGTTCATTCAAGAGCAAATATAGTTCAAATTTAGCTGAGGTCGAGGAGATGAATCTGCTGCGTTCGCTGTTACAGTTTTCCTACTGCCTTGAGAAGGCTTATTATTCTTTAGAACCGGTATTTATTATTGAGTTTTTAAAAAGTCTAGCTGCAAGTTTCCATCGTTTCTATGAGAAAATACGAGTTATTGATGAAGATGAAAAGGTAACTAAGGCAAGACTTAACCTCTTGCAAGGGGTTAAGGTCGTTTTCTCATCAGGATTAAATCTCTTAGGGATAACCCCGGCTAAAAAAATGTAA
- the recJ gene encoding single-stranded-DNA-specific exonuclease RecJ produces the protein MTKKIWRIKELNSQAQELAKKYNLPCYLVQVLINRDIAERDFGLFLNSSQADFHDPNLLPDIQKAVERIKLASHNKEKVLVFGDYDVDGITSLVIFNEYAKNFPESFSFYIPHRIKDGYGLNREAILRAKEERISLILAFDCGTNGYDEVKLAQSLGIDVVVVDHHLLKGDQGLSCALVNPKRNDSEYPFSELSTGALSFKLLQLLVGKDCHEVLDLVALSLICDVVPLNGENRILLKEGLRVLKLSQRSAIIALCKVSGIKQRNIDTFHVGYILGPRINASGRVAHANDSFKLFLTENQEEAFKLATKLSEYNKLRKNIETQILKEAEQHLQNSYLEHSAIVVSGDNWHQGVLGIVASRLADKYRKPTFVISFDQEVGKGSARSIHSVHLLEMLDQCADSLIGYGGHRKAAGVHIAKAELENFRDKISTLIEESLSPEDFIPVLDIDAKLNFCDISIELAESLENLKPYGEGNSAGQFFSSNIFKKSVPKRIGYGSSVWLSDGDRTYEAIIYDKNILEIMNSGDKLDIVFTLGMNTYHNIPRLVIRGARLSGGKG, from the coding sequence ATGACCAAAAAGATTTGGAGAATAAAAGAGCTAAATTCTCAAGCTCAAGAGCTAGCTAAGAAATATAACTTACCCTGCTATTTAGTTCAAGTTCTTATAAATCGTGATATCGCCGAGAGAGACTTCGGTTTGTTTCTTAATTCTAGCCAGGCTGACTTTCATGACCCAAACTTACTTCCTGATATTCAAAAAGCCGTTGAAAGAATAAAGCTTGCTTCGCACAATAAAGAAAAGGTTTTAGTTTTCGGCGATTACGACGTTGACGGAATAACTTCTTTAGTTATTTTTAATGAATATGCTAAGAACTTTCCTGAAAGCTTTAGTTTCTATATTCCTCATCGGATTAAAGATGGCTATGGCCTAAACCGAGAGGCAATTTTACGAGCTAAAGAGGAGAGGATTAGCTTGATCCTTGCTTTTGATTGTGGAACCAATGGCTATGATGAAGTAAAGTTAGCACAGTCTTTGGGAATAGATGTTGTTGTAGTCGATCATCATCTTTTAAAAGGCGACCAAGGCTTAAGTTGTGCTTTGGTTAACCCTAAAAGAAATGATTCTGAATATCCTTTTTCTGAGTTGAGCACGGGGGCTTTGTCTTTTAAGTTGCTTCAGCTTTTAGTTGGAAAAGATTGTCATGAGGTTTTAGATTTAGTTGCTTTATCGCTTATTTGTGATGTTGTTCCGCTTAATGGTGAGAATCGGATTTTGCTTAAAGAAGGATTGAGGGTTCTTAAGTTAAGCCAACGGTCAGCGATTATCGCTCTTTGTAAAGTTTCCGGCATAAAGCAAAGGAATATCGATACTTTTCATGTTGGTTATATTCTTGGACCAAGGATTAATGCTTCTGGTAGGGTAGCCCATGCTAATGATTCTTTTAAGCTATTTTTAACCGAGAATCAAGAGGAGGCTTTCAAGTTAGCTACCAAATTAAGTGAATATAATAAGTTGCGTAAAAATATCGAAACTCAGATTTTAAAAGAAGCTGAACAACACCTCCAGAATAGTTACTTGGAGCATTCAGCGATAGTCGTATCCGGAGACAATTGGCATCAGGGAGTTTTAGGTATTGTTGCTTCTCGTCTGGCCGATAAATACCGTAAACCAACATTTGTTATTTCTTTTGATCAGGAGGTAGGCAAAGGTTCGGCTCGTTCTATTCATAGCGTGCATCTCCTGGAGATGCTTGATCAATGTGCTGATTCACTTATTGGTTATGGTGGTCATCGTAAAGCCGCCGGAGTTCATATAGCTAAGGCTGAATTGGAAAACTTTCGTGATAAGATCAGCACCTTAATTGAAGAAAGTTTAAGCCCGGAAGATTTTATACCGGTGCTTGATATTGATGCTAAATTGAATTTTTGCGATATTAGTATTGAGCTAGCTGAAAGTTTAGAAAATTTAAAGCCTTATGGTGAAGGTAATTCAGCTGGGCAATTTTTTAGCAGTAATATTTTTAAGAAAAGCGTTCCTAAAAGAATAGGCTATGGATCTTCAGTTTGGCTAAGTGATGGTGATAGGACCTACGAGGCAATAATTTACGATAAAAATATTTTAGAAATTATGAATTCTGGCGATAAGCTGGATATAGTTTTTACTCTCGGCATGAACACATACCATAATATTCCGCGGTTAGTTATCAGGGGTGCTAGACTTTCTGGAGGCAAAGGATAG
- the rpmB gene encoding 50S ribosomal protein L28 has protein sequence MSRRCGICGKKAQTGSSIARRGLPKAKGGVGLKTTGITKRRFLPNLQSRRVIVKGKVKKTLVCTKCIKAGKLSFASRKSSTPDN, from the coding sequence ATGAGTAGACGTTGTGGTATTTGTGGAAAAAAAGCTCAAACTGGTTCAAGCATTGCCCGGAGAGGTTTGCCTAAAGCAAAGGGTGGGGTGGGCTTAAAAACTACCGGTATAACCAAAAGAAGGTTCCTGCCAAATTTACAATCTAGAAGAGTAATCGTCAAAGGAAAAGTTAAAAAAACTCTAGTTTGTACTAAATGTATAAAAGCTGGAAAGCTATCCTTTGCCTCCAGAAAGTCTAGCACCCCTGATAACTAA
- a CDS encoding exosortase system-associated protein, TIGR04073 family, translating to MVKKIVALMLVIGICSMSFGAYAYDQNAATKLARGIVNGVTSWIEVPKQVYLVSKEREPLTGITYGMVKGVVYTVLRVTEGAYDIASFAIPPYDQPLLEPEFVFEGWE from the coding sequence ATGGTTAAGAAAATCGTGGCTTTGATGTTGGTGATTGGTATATGCAGTATGAGTTTTGGTGCTTATGCGTATGATCAGAATGCAGCTACAAAACTTGCTCGTGGTATTGTCAATGGAGTTACTTCTTGGATAGAGGTTCCGAAACAAGTTTATCTAGTTTCTAAAGAGAGAGAGCCTTTAACTGGCATAACTTATGGTATGGTTAAGGGAGTTGTTTATACGGTTTTACGGGTAACTGAAGGAGCTTATGATATAGCATCTTTTGCGATACCGCCTTATGACCAACCACTTCTTGAACCAGAATTTGTTTTTGAAGGTTGGGAATAA
- a CDS encoding tetratricopeptide repeat protein, with translation MKIRSLLLAILFLFALNIPLAYAFDFLEENEQEPPLKYLYDRNIAVGLELLENKKYSDAKFEFEKAKFLFPEFPESYINLAIIHINRYEYNQAQEELSQAKKLAKENYPKKYIIFYNLGLCAYQKENYQEAVDYFSQCLELKPGLKEALNGLSLAQQNILRKPEPQEITESEEIDPQTITKTIYAKDLDAISKDSQTPQSHKTLEAMNLLRKASAHFKNNETEKAIDCLQQSISLNPNNPQAHYRLGVIYAYLNNFDLAAEYFEEAIKQDPSFVKSYINLGAAYGKLKNYPEAIRVLNKALKVDKNNAKIYYNLGMIASGAGKVKEAKKHFKKARALANKDNDTALLGKIPKL, from the coding sequence ATGAAAATAAGGTCTTTACTCCTTGCCATATTATTTCTATTTGCATTAAATATCCCTCTTGCTTATGCCTTTGATTTCCTGGAAGAAAATGAACAAGAGCCACCACTTAAATACCTTTACGACCGAAATATTGCTGTCGGATTAGAATTACTTGAAAACAAAAAATATTCTGATGCTAAATTTGAATTTGAAAAGGCTAAATTCCTCTTTCCGGAATTTCCCGAAAGTTATATCAATCTCGCCATTATCCATATCAATCGCTACGAGTATAATCAAGCTCAAGAGGAACTCAGCCAAGCAAAAAAGCTAGCTAAAGAAAACTATCCGAAAAAATATATTATCTTCTATAATCTCGGGCTATGCGCCTATCAAAAAGAAAACTACCAAGAAGCGGTTGATTATTTTTCTCAATGCCTAGAATTAAAGCCCGGCTTAAAAGAAGCCCTTAATGGTTTAAGTCTAGCCCAGCAAAATATTCTCCGAAAGCCAGAGCCTCAAGAAATTACCGAAAGTGAAGAAATCGACCCTCAAACAATAACCAAAACTATATATGCCAAAGATCTGGATGCAATATCAAAAGATTCTCAAACTCCCCAAAGCCATAAAACCCTAGAAGCAATGAATCTCCTAAGGAAGGCTTCAGCTCATTTTAAAAATAATGAAACCGAAAAGGCAATTGACTGCCTGCAACAAAGTATTTCGCTTAATCCTAACAACCCTCAGGCTCATTATCGACTAGGTGTGATCTATGCTTACCTAAATAATTTTGATCTAGCCGCTGAATACTTTGAAGAAGCAATTAAGCAGGATCCTTCGTTTGTAAAATCTTATATTAATCTCGGGGCAGCCTACGGAAAACTAAAAAACTACCCCGAAGCCATCAGAGTCTTAAATAAAGCTCTAAAGGTAGACAAGAACAATGCTAAAATATATTACAACTTAGGAATGATTGCTTCAGGCGCTGGCAAGGTAAAGGAAGCAAAAAAACATTTCAAGAAAGCCCGCGCTTTAGCCAACAAGGACAACGACACCGCCCTGCTTGGAAAAATACCCAAACTATAA
- a CDS encoding DEAD/DEAH box helicase, whose product MKPFKLDKFQNQAIEASRNNNSVIVSAPTGAGKTLIAEYIIEDSLKKKKGIIYTAPIKALSNQKFRDFSKKYPEQVGILTGDVSINRQAPILIMTTEIFRNAILVNPHEFEHREWIIFDEIHYLDDIERGTVWEEAIILLPPQMKILALSATIPNIKQFTGWLQKVHSFQLKTIIEENRPVPLHFFFQCNNEIFYDFSSLKKSPHLRKNLKNPSYQERYVFSKPNRIKTLITAISQKKAQPCVYFSFSRRRCEELAQEVSYFDFLTLDEKTKIINLFDQLVKKFNIDSSPHINFLIPLIKKGIAYHHAGLLPTLKELIERLFTTGLIKLIFTTETFALGVNMPAKTVVFDTMSKFYGHYHGYLKTRDFYQMAGRAGRRGIDQEGFVFSRINPSHIDGRSLESIIYGNYEPIKSQLNSRYATILNLYQIMGDRIYDIYPKSFHCYQSKSWEKKETLDLFKRKIKLLKDLNYITGNSLSQKGELAARVYSFELTIGELFEGGFLDSLDSESLFILIIALVYEPRKGEIRPKLSKKMKATKQSLNKFIKNIHKKERLFRIYPLSKKFFFHLGQASKMWYQGQSFINTHKQCFVDEGELVRYFRMGIQVLREIRSSNIINPQLAIKISQTLKKVNRDIVNAENQLRQDL is encoded by the coding sequence ATGAAACCTTTCAAGCTCGACAAATTTCAAAACCAAGCTATTGAGGCTTCCCGAAATAACAATTCAGTAATTGTCAGTGCACCCACCGGGGCTGGCAAAACCTTAATTGCTGAATACATTATTGAAGACTCACTAAAGAAAAAAAAAGGTATAATCTATACCGCTCCAATCAAAGCTCTCAGTAATCAAAAATTCCGAGACTTTTCTAAAAAATACCCCGAACAAGTTGGCATCCTAACCGGCGACGTAAGTATCAACCGCCAAGCCCCGATTTTAATTATGACCACTGAGATATTCCGCAACGCTATTCTGGTAAACCCTCATGAATTTGAACACCGAGAATGGATTATTTTTGACGAAATCCATTATCTTGATGATATTGAACGAGGGACTGTCTGGGAGGAAGCAATAATCCTCCTACCGCCACAGATGAAAATATTAGCTCTGAGCGCAACGATTCCTAACATTAAACAGTTTACCGGCTGGCTGCAAAAAGTTCATTCCTTTCAACTTAAGACAATTATTGAAGAAAATAGGCCAGTACCGCTCCATTTTTTCTTTCAATGCAATAATGAAATATTTTACGATTTCTCAAGTCTGAAAAAATCACCGCACTTGCGCAAAAACTTAAAAAATCCCTCCTACCAAGAACGCTACGTATTTTCTAAGCCGAACCGAATAAAAACACTTATTACCGCCATTAGCCAGAAAAAAGCTCAACCTTGTGTTTATTTTTCCTTCTCACGGCGTCGCTGTGAAGAATTAGCTCAAGAGGTAAGCTACTTTGATTTTCTCACCCTTGATGAAAAAACTAAAATAATAAACCTTTTTGACCAGTTGGTTAAAAAATTTAACATCGATTCATCTCCGCATATAAATTTCTTAATACCCTTGATCAAAAAAGGCATTGCCTATCACCATGCTGGGCTACTGCCAACCTTAAAAGAACTTATCGAACGTCTCTTTACTACCGGTCTAATAAAGCTAATCTTTACCACCGAAACTTTTGCTCTTGGGGTAAACATGCCAGCAAAAACAGTTGTCTTTGACACTATGAGTAAATTCTACGGCCATTACCATGGTTACCTTAAAACTCGTGACTTTTATCAAATGGCTGGACGAGCCGGTCGGCGGGGAATTGACCAAGAAGGATTTGTCTTTTCAAGAATAAACCCATCTCATATTGATGGCCGAAGCCTAGAAAGCATCATCTACGGAAACTATGAGCCGATAAAAAGTCAACTTAACTCCCGCTATGCAACAATTCTTAATCTATATCAAATAATGGGCGATCGAATCTATGATATCTACCCTAAAAGCTTCCACTGTTACCAAAGCAAATCTTGGGAGAAAAAAGAAACTCTGGACCTGTTCAAAAGAAAAATAAAACTTCTCAAAGACTTAAACTATATCACTGGTAATAGTTTAAGCCAAAAAGGAGAACTAGCAGCCCGAGTATACAGTTTTGAACTCACTATCGGTGAACTGTTTGAGGGGGGCTTTCTTGATTCGCTTGATTCAGAAAGCCTATTTATTCTGATAATCGCTCTAGTTTATGAGCCGCGAAAAGGTGAAATCAGGCCTAAGCTAAGCAAAAAAATGAAAGCTACTAAACAAAGCCTAAATAAGTTCATAAAAAATATTCACAAAAAAGAACGTCTTTTTAGAATATACCCTTTAAGCAAAAAGTTCTTCTTCCACCTAGGTCAAGCCTCAAAAATGTGGTATCAAGGGCAAAGCTTCATCAACACACATAAACAATGTTTTGTTGACGAAGGTGAACTAGTACGTTATTTCAGAATGGGGATTCAGGTCTTGCGGGAAATACGCTCATCAAACATAATCAACCCTCAACTAGCGATAAAAATATCGCAGACTTTGAAAAAAGTAAATCGCGATATCGTTAACGCCGAAAATCAATTACGCCAAGATCTATAG